A genomic segment from Janthinobacterium sp. 64 encodes:
- the uxaC gene encoding glucuronate isomerase, whose amino-acid sequence MTEFMNQDFLLTTETARKLYHEVAADLPIIDYHSHLQQGEIASRKTFRNIAELWLAGDHYKWRLMRTAGVAEEFITGARSDQEKFRAFCKVLPLAIGNPIHHWSHLELRRIFNIDLLINEANADAIWEQANAMLATMDTWSLLEQAGVEIACTTDDPADDLLQHAQIAASGLKTRVLPAYRPDKAMRINQPRFPEYLQRLSAVADVPVTSFASLIAALAVRVEFFHSRGARISDHAVDVTLPVQAASAEELEALFAKRLQGTLLSDAENGLYLRGLLEAIGRVYANYGWTMCLHIGAQRNNNDRMRGLLGPDTGYDSISDMGCSAGLASLLNALDLDDRLPKTMLFCLNPNMNEVLSTMVGNFQDGTVAGKLQFGPAWWFNDHKEGNLQQLVGFGNHSVLGVFVGMVTDSRSFASYPRHDYFRRLVCRQIGEWVQGGEYPNDFEALATIVRGICYENAQKYFQL is encoded by the coding sequence ATGACCGAGTTCATGAATCAGGATTTTCTTCTCACCACCGAGACGGCCCGCAAGCTGTACCACGAAGTGGCGGCCGACCTGCCGATCATCGATTACCACTCGCATTTGCAGCAGGGCGAGATCGCCAGCCGCAAGACCTTCCGCAACATCGCCGAGTTGTGGCTGGCGGGCGACCATTACAAATGGCGCCTGATGCGCACGGCCGGCGTGGCCGAGGAGTTCATCACGGGCGCGCGTTCGGACCAGGAAAAATTCCGCGCCTTCTGCAAGGTGCTGCCATTGGCCATCGGCAATCCGATCCACCACTGGAGCCATCTGGAGCTGCGCCGCATCTTCAATATCGACTTGCTGATCAATGAAGCGAATGCGGACGCCATCTGGGAGCAGGCCAACGCCATGCTGGCAACGATGGATACCTGGTCGTTGCTGGAACAGGCTGGCGTGGAAATCGCCTGCACCACCGACGATCCGGCCGACGACCTGCTGCAGCATGCGCAAATCGCCGCCTCCGGCCTGAAGACGCGCGTGCTGCCCGCCTACCGTCCGGACAAGGCCATGCGCATCAACCAGCCGCGTTTCCCCGAGTATCTGCAGCGCCTGAGCGCCGTGGCCGATGTTCCCGTCACCTCGTTTGCCTCGCTGATCGCCGCGCTGGCCGTGCGCGTGGAATTCTTCCATTCTCGCGGTGCGCGCATCTCGGACCACGCCGTCGACGTGACCCTGCCCGTGCAGGCGGCCAGCGCCGAGGAACTCGAAGCGCTGTTCGCCAAGCGCCTGCAAGGCACCTTGCTCAGCGACGCGGAAAATGGCTTGTACTTGCGCGGCCTGCTGGAAGCGATCGGCCGCGTGTATGCGAACTATGGCTGGACCATGTGCCTGCACATCGGCGCGCAGCGCAACAACAACGACCGCATGCGCGGCTTGCTGGGCCCGGACACGGGCTATGACTCGATCTCGGACATGGGCTGCAGTGCCGGCCTGGCCTCCCTGCTCAACGCCCTGGACCTGGACGACCGCCTGCCGAAAACCATGCTGTTCTGCCTGAACCCGAACATGAATGAAGTGCTGTCTACGATGGTGGGCAACTTCCAGGATGGCACGGTGGCGGGCAAGCTGCAGTTCGGCCCGGCCTGGTGGTTCAACGACCACAAGGAAGGCAACCTGCAGCAGCTGGTCGGCTTCGGCAATCACAGCGTGCTGGGCGTGTTCGTCGGCATGGTGACCGATTCGCGCAGCTTCGCTTCCTACCCGCGTCACGACTACTTCCGCCGCCTGGTGTGCCGCCAGATCGGCGAATGGGTGCAGGGGGGGGAGTACCCGAACGATTTCGAGGCGCTGGCCACCATCGTGCGCGGCATCTGCTACGAAAACGCGCAAAAGTATTTTCAGCTGTAA
- a CDS encoding sensor histidine kinase — protein MSTLAIIAVVVIALAMWVYLKGKENSYIQKIPLDVRAQMEMLLQAPQENADLIWSLLREHYNIALFLPGLPGEEWWMVAAMVAIVTPFIIISALLVSRSISRQFTVLSAAVRKVRDGDFSIHLASAPRAPQELAELTDNFNDMGRRLAQYERELEESSVMLAHELRTPLNAAMGRLQAILDDVFPLEPDQLRKVHAQLEQINRLVGDLHLMSLARAGQLGLEIDHFSVRELLLERLEWATLRIAATGLVVHTRCDPALTLRADRDRVGQTVSILIENVLRYASDGGVLDITAYAEGDMACIVVADRGPGMDENHLSRAVDRFWRAEDSRSRHLGGSGLGLAIAAAICESHSGALACRNRSGGGLEIVLTLPA, from the coding sequence ATGAGCACGCTGGCGATCATTGCGGTGGTGGTGATCGCGCTGGCGATGTGGGTGTACCTCAAGGGAAAAGAGAACAGCTACATCCAGAAGATTCCGCTGGATGTGCGCGCACAGATGGAAATGCTGCTCCAGGCACCACAGGAAAATGCCGACCTGATCTGGAGCTTGTTACGCGAGCATTACAACATCGCACTGTTCCTGCCAGGCCTGCCCGGCGAGGAATGGTGGATGGTGGCGGCAATGGTGGCCATCGTCACACCTTTCATCATCATCAGCGCGTTGCTGGTGTCACGCTCAATCTCGCGCCAGTTCACCGTGCTGAGCGCGGCCGTGCGCAAGGTGCGCGATGGGGATTTTTCGATCCACCTGGCGTCAGCGCCACGAGCGCCGCAAGAACTGGCGGAGCTGACCGACAATTTCAATGACATGGGGCGCCGCCTTGCCCAGTACGAGCGCGAACTTGAAGAGTCAAGTGTCATGCTGGCGCACGAGCTGCGCACACCGCTCAACGCAGCCATGGGGCGCCTTCAGGCAATCCTCGACGACGTGTTCCCGCTGGAACCCGATCAATTGCGCAAAGTACACGCCCAGCTGGAACAGATCAACCGGCTGGTCGGCGACCTGCACCTGATGTCGTTGGCTCGGGCAGGACAGTTAGGGCTGGAAATCGATCACTTCAGCGTGCGCGAGCTGTTGCTCGAAAGGCTGGAGTGGGCCACGCTGCGTATTGCCGCGACGGGACTGGTCGTGCACACGCGCTGCGACCCCGCACTGACGCTGCGGGCGGACCGCGACCGCGTCGGCCAGACGGTCTCGATCCTGATTGAAAACGTGCTGCGCTACGCCAGCGATGGCGGCGTACTGGACATAACGGCGTACGCGGAAGGCGACATGGCGTGCATCGTCGTGGCCGACCGCGGCCCCGGCATGGACGAAAACCATCTGTCGCGCGCGGTTGACCGCTTCTGGCGCGCCGAGGATTCGCGTTCGCGGCACCTGGGCGGCAGCGGCCTGGGACTGGCGATCGCTGCCGCAATTTGCGAGAGCCACAGCGGTGCGCTGGCGTGTCGCAACCGCAGTGGTGGCGGGTTGGAGATCGTGCTTACGCTGCCGGCTTAG
- a CDS encoding efflux RND transporter periplasmic adaptor subunit, whose translation MTFRSLPMLLGAAALATQLAACDRQPARAEAPLRMVKLITTSTTAAADYRFVALVRQARRADLSFENGGKLAGVMVDVGDTVRRGQVLATLDPEPAHLQVLQAEAQVRSTAGQLQERRDQLRQQQAMHADGATSKLTLDAAQLAVTMADAAHSSANAALQLASRAQRQGVLRAPYAGRIKARLAEPGALAASGQAVLQIEGDSHLQVVADLPAALLPASLKPGAVVVARGADQATAGSDAADAIKLTLRSLADHIDAGGTVQAIFDLQPGQTPRRSGEALSIAIASGAPQIATLPLTAVAQSTKAGTGHVFVYHRTGNVLERRAVVLGRQRGDSIDVTQGLRPGEEVAGAGTAFLIDRQRVVPYHSASTLATGEQP comes from the coding sequence ATGACATTTCGCTCCCTTCCCATGCTGCTGGGCGCGGCCGCACTGGCCACCCAGCTTGCGGCCTGCGACCGCCAGCCCGCCCGCGCCGAGGCGCCGCTGCGCATGGTCAAGCTGATCACCACGTCCACCACCGCCGCCGCAGACTACCGCTTCGTGGCGCTGGTGCGGCAGGCCCGGCGCGCCGACCTGTCGTTCGAGAACGGCGGCAAGCTGGCCGGCGTGATGGTCGATGTCGGCGACACCGTCCGCCGCGGCCAGGTGCTGGCGACGCTCGACCCGGAGCCGGCGCACCTGCAAGTACTGCAAGCCGAGGCCCAGGTGCGCTCCACAGCCGGCCAGTTGCAGGAACGGCGCGATCAGTTGCGCCAGCAGCAGGCCATGCACGCGGACGGCGCCACCTCGAAACTCACCCTCGACGCGGCGCAACTGGCCGTGACGATGGCCGACGCGGCGCACAGCTCGGCCAATGCCGCGCTGCAGCTGGCGTCGCGCGCGCAGCGCCAGGGCGTGCTGCGCGCCCCGTACGCCGGGCGTATCAAGGCGCGCCTGGCCGAACCTGGCGCACTGGCCGCCAGCGGCCAGGCCGTGCTGCAAATCGAAGGCGACAGCCACCTGCAGGTGGTGGCCGATCTGCCTGCCGCGCTGTTGCCTGCATCGCTCAAGCCCGGCGCCGTGGTCGTCGCACGCGGGGCGGACCAGGCGACCGCTGGCTCCGATGCGGCCGACGCCATCAAGCTCACGCTACGCAGCCTGGCCGACCATATCGACGCCGGCGGTACCGTGCAAGCGATCTTCGACCTGCAACCTGGACAGACGCCACGGCGCAGCGGCGAAGCGCTGTCGATCGCGATCGCTTCCGGCGCGCCACAGATCGCCACTCTGCCGTTGACGGCCGTAGCGCAGAGCACGAAGGCAGGCACCGGCCACGTGTTCGTGTATCACCGGACCGGCAACGTGCTCGAACGCCGCGCCGTCGTGCTGGGCCGCCAGCGCGGTGACAGCATCGACGTGACGCAGGGCCTGCGGCCTGGCGAGGAAGTCGCCGGCGCCGGCACCGCGTTCCTGATCGACCGCCAGCGCGTGGTGCCTTACCACTCCGCGTCCACGCTGGCCACCGGGGAGCAGCCATGA
- a CDS encoding MipA/OmpV family protein: MMYTFRSFLLALSAPTLALGLLAPSAHGAELTVNYLLGDKFEAAIGAGVRVAPRYMGSRDTTTTFVPVMYAQRGIFFIDTSRGAGLQLLTDSGFYVSQSIHYDQGRGVKSDLFRPGGRDLAGMGEVPGSATWHTLMAQQVTPGLSISAEADVTLKSGVDRQNLRVGAEWNVIDAGDERVALGANAHWGNARYNQAYFGVTSTQAANTRFAAYNAHGGLYAYSVSAQWEHKLAEHWYSSVQLTAMPFVEHAKNSPLMARKTPVEAMMTVRYVY; this comes from the coding sequence ATGATGTATACGTTCCGCTCCTTCCTCCTGGCCTTGTCCGCCCCGACCCTCGCGCTGGGCTTGCTGGCGCCCAGCGCACACGGCGCCGAACTGACCGTCAACTACCTGCTGGGCGACAAGTTCGAGGCGGCTATCGGTGCCGGCGTGCGCGTCGCCCCCCGCTACATGGGTTCGCGCGACACCACCACCACGTTTGTCCCCGTGATGTACGCCCAGCGCGGCATCTTCTTCATCGACACCAGCCGTGGCGCAGGCCTGCAACTGCTTACCGACTCCGGCTTTTACGTGTCGCAGTCGATCCACTACGACCAAGGGCGCGGCGTGAAGTCCGACCTGTTCCGCCCTGGCGGGCGCGACCTGGCCGGCATGGGCGAGGTGCCGGGGTCGGCCACCTGGCACACGCTGATGGCCCAGCAGGTCACGCCCGGGCTGTCGATCAGCGCCGAGGCCGATGTCACGCTCAAGTCCGGCGTGGACCGGCAGAACTTGCGCGTGGGGGCGGAGTGGAACGTGATCGACGCGGGCGACGAGCGAGTGGCGCTGGGCGCCAACGCCCACTGGGGTAACGCCCGCTACAACCAAGCGTATTTTGGCGTGACTTCGACGCAAGCGGCCAACACCCGCTTTGCGGCGTACAACGCGCATGGCGGCCTGTACGCATATTCCGTCAGCGCCCAGTGGGAACACAAGCTGGCCGAGCACTGGTACAGCTCCGTGCAACTGACCGCCATGCCGTTCGTCGAGCACGCCAAGAACAGCCCGCTCATGGCGCGCAAGACGCCGGTCGAAGCGATGATGACCGTCCGGTACGTTTACTGA
- a CDS encoding efflux RND transporter permease subunit, with protein sequence MNITRAALSSSRLTIVVAVLLLVVGVFTFLDFPSQEEPSVTVREATVAVSFPGMPATQVADLLVKPLEEQLREIAGIKRIVSSARTGNAIIQLTAYDNVRDLPALWLRVRAKAADASGAMPQGTVGPFVDDDFGRVAAASIAVTAPGFGMSDMRGPLRAMRAQLYTVDGVERVSMHGLQEDRVYISFNRARLAEAGLAPEAVIQQLQTQNIVEPGGLTAVAGLSMSLGTTGMLTSVESLRQVPIRVKGASGARTVRLADLADVRVMPADPPDSAAIYQGKPAVVMAVSMAAGRSMEDFGKSLRVGLDRARAQLPVGFQLHIVTFQPDVVAREMSKMHHVMGETVVIVMAVVMLFLGWRTGLIVGAIVPLTILAALIAMRALNVELQTVSIAAIILALGLLVDNGIVIAEDIERRLVAGEDRAHACEEAGRTLAIPLLTSSLAIILAFSPFFFGQTSTNEYLQSLAIVLAVTLLGSWLLSITVTPLLCFHFATVEPLHAGAEHYDTRFYRGYRTVITTLLDHKLLFIGTMTLALAGAVTVLASIPYDFLPRSDRLQFQIPVTLQPGVDSRVTLQTVRTLSTWLGDRKANPEVVDSIGYVADGGPRIVLGLAPTLPAPNIAYFTVSVKPGTDVDAVIDRVRRHTLATMPNVRAEPKRFSLGSTESGVVAYRVTGPDQEVLQRIAQRIAERLRELPGSMDVHDDWEARVPRYVIEVDQVNARRAGVSSADIAKALQLRYGGATVTGIHDDGVTVPVVLRGDASERGAPEETMVFPAEGTPVPLGSVARVTTGSEPSVIIRRDLAPAVTVTGRHPGMTASEIADTLAGDIATIKLEPGYKIKLGGELEDSAEVNQALLGFMPHALCAIMLLFVWQFNSLRKVVIVASSVPFVLIGAATALLLTGYPFGFMATFGLLALAGIIVNNAVLLLERIDAELDTGCTRREAVVAAAIKRFRPILMTKLTCIVGLVPLMLFAGPLWTGMAITMIGGLALGTLVTLGLIPVAYDLLFSLRTKPAA encoded by the coding sequence ATGAACATCACCCGCGCCGCGCTCTCTTCGAGCCGACTGACGATCGTGGTGGCCGTGCTGCTGCTCGTCGTTGGCGTGTTCACGTTTCTCGATTTCCCGTCTCAGGAAGAACCTTCGGTCACGGTGCGCGAAGCCACCGTCGCCGTATCATTTCCCGGCATGCCGGCCACGCAGGTGGCCGACCTGCTGGTCAAGCCGCTCGAAGAGCAGTTGCGCGAGATCGCCGGTATCAAGCGCATCGTCTCCAGTGCGCGCACTGGCAACGCCATCATCCAGCTGACCGCCTACGACAACGTGCGCGACCTGCCGGCGCTGTGGCTGCGCGTGCGCGCCAAGGCGGCCGACGCCAGCGGCGCCATGCCGCAGGGTACCGTCGGCCCCTTCGTCGACGACGATTTCGGCCGCGTGGCCGCCGCGTCGATTGCGGTCACCGCGCCGGGATTCGGCATGAGCGACATGCGCGGGCCACTGCGCGCCATGCGCGCGCAACTCTATACCGTCGATGGCGTGGAGCGCGTGAGCATGCATGGCTTGCAGGAAGACCGCGTATACATTTCCTTCAACCGTGCGCGCCTGGCCGAGGCGGGCCTGGCGCCGGAAGCGGTGATCCAGCAACTGCAAACGCAAAACATCGTCGAGCCGGGCGGCTTGACGGCGGTGGCCGGCCTGTCCATGTCGCTGGGCACGACCGGCATGCTCACCAGCGTGGAGTCGCTGCGCCAGGTGCCGATCCGCGTCAAGGGCGCGTCCGGCGCGCGCACTGTGCGCCTGGCCGACCTGGCGGACGTGCGGGTGATGCCAGCCGACCCACCCGACAGTGCCGCCATCTACCAGGGCAAGCCGGCCGTGGTGATGGCGGTGTCGATGGCGGCCGGACGCAGTATGGAGGACTTCGGCAAGTCCTTGCGCGTGGGCCTGGACCGCGCCAGGGCGCAGCTGCCGGTGGGCTTCCAGCTGCACATCGTGACGTTCCAGCCCGACGTGGTGGCGCGCGAAATGAGCAAGATGCACCATGTGATGGGCGAGACGGTCGTGATCGTGATGGCCGTGGTGATGCTGTTCCTGGGCTGGCGTACGGGCCTGATCGTGGGCGCCATCGTGCCGCTCACCATTCTGGCAGCGCTGATCGCGATGCGCGCCCTGAATGTGGAGTTGCAGACGGTGTCGATCGCCGCCATCATCCTGGCGCTCGGCCTGCTGGTGGATAACGGCATCGTGATCGCCGAAGACATCGAACGGCGCCTGGTGGCCGGCGAAGACCGCGCGCACGCCTGCGAGGAAGCGGGCCGAACGCTGGCCATTCCCCTGCTTACGTCGTCGCTGGCCATTATCCTGGCATTCTCGCCGTTCTTCTTCGGCCAGACCTCCACCAACGAATACCTCCAGTCACTGGCTATCGTGCTGGCCGTGACCCTGCTTGGCTCCTGGCTGCTCAGCATCACGGTCACGCCGCTGCTGTGTTTCCACTTTGCGACGGTGGAGCCGCTGCACGCCGGTGCGGAACACTACGATACCCGCTTCTATCGCGGCTACCGCACCGTGATCACCACGCTCCTGGACCATAAGCTGCTGTTCATCGGCACCATGACCCTGGCACTGGCCGGCGCGGTGACGGTGCTGGCGTCGATACCATACGATTTCCTGCCGCGCTCCGACCGGCTGCAGTTCCAGATCCCGGTGACCTTGCAGCCGGGCGTGGACTCGCGCGTGACGCTGCAAACGGTGCGCACCCTGAGTACGTGGCTGGGCGACCGCAAAGCCAATCCCGAGGTGGTCGACAGCATCGGCTACGTGGCCGATGGCGGTCCGCGCATCGTGCTCGGACTGGCGCCCACCCTGCCGGCACCCAATATCGCCTACTTCACGGTCAGCGTGAAACCAGGCACTGACGTCGACGCCGTGATCGACCGTGTGCGCCGCCACACTCTGGCGACCATGCCCAACGTGCGTGCCGAACCGAAGCGATTCTCGCTGGGATCGACCGAGTCGGGCGTGGTGGCCTACCGCGTGACGGGACCGGATCAGGAAGTGTTGCAGCGGATTGCGCAACGCATCGCCGAGCGCCTGCGCGAGTTGCCGGGTAGCATGGACGTGCACGATGACTGGGAGGCGCGCGTGCCGCGCTATGTGATCGAGGTGGACCAGGTCAATGCCCGCCGCGCCGGTGTGTCCAGCGCCGACATCGCCAAAGCACTGCAATTGCGCTACGGTGGCGCTACCGTCACCGGCATCCATGATGACGGCGTGACGGTGCCGGTAGTGCTGCGCGGCGATGCCAGCGAGCGTGGCGCCCCGGAGGAAACCATGGTCTTCCCGGCCGAGGGCACGCCAGTGCCGCTAGGCTCGGTGGCACGGGTGACCACCGGCAGCGAGCCGTCGGTGATCATCCGCCGCGACCTGGCGCCGGCGGTCACGGTCACCGGCCGCCATCCCGGCATGACGGCAAGCGAAATCGCCGACACGCTGGCCGGCGACATTGCCACCATCAAGCTGGAGCCAGGTTACAAGATCAAGCTGGGCGGAGAATTGGAAGACTCTGCTGAAGTCAACCAGGCGCTGCTCGGTTTCATGCCGCATGCGCTATGCGCGATCATGCTGTTGTTCGTGTGGCAGTTCAATTCGCTGCGCAAGGTGGTGATCGTGGCGTCCAGCGTGCCGTTCGTGCTGATCGGCGCGGCCACCGCGCTGCTGCTCACCGGCTATCCGTTCGGTTTCATGGCAACCTTTGGCCTGCTTGCGCTGGCCGGCATCATCGTCAACAACGCGGTGCTGCTGCTCGAGCGGATCGATGCGGAACTCGACACCGGCTGTACCCGGCGCGAAGCAGTGGTGGCCGCGGCCATCAAGCGCTTCCGTCCGATCCTGATGACCAAGCTGACCTGCATCGTGGGCCTGGTGCCGCTGATGCTGTTCGCCGGGCCGCTGTGGACCGGTATGGCGATCACCATGATCGGCGGGCTGGCATTGGGCACGCTGGTGACGCTGGGGTTGATACCGGTGGCCTACGACTTGCTGTTTTCGCTGCGCACTAAGCCGGCAGCGTAA
- a CDS encoding response regulator, which produces MNTNHPSSKRILIVEDDADSASILEAYLRRDDFEVEIARDGVQAVDLYTSWQPDLVLLDLMLPRLSGTDVLSHIRRCGDTPVIMVSAIGDEPEKLGALRYGADDYVVKPYSPKEVVARTHAVLRRWQPRVGAGSVMRHGLLTVDTASFKAVIVDRAAQEHELDLTPTEFHLLTIMLRAPFKAFTRSELLAACLPDSDALERVVDTHISNLRRKLGVHGLVNVLLTVRSVGYRFQ; this is translated from the coding sequence ATGAATACCAACCACCCATCCAGCAAGCGCATCCTGATCGTGGAAGACGACGCTGACAGCGCCAGTATTCTTGAGGCCTATCTGCGGCGTGACGACTTCGAAGTGGAAATCGCCAGGGACGGCGTACAGGCAGTCGATCTGTATACGAGTTGGCAGCCGGATCTGGTGTTGCTCGACCTGATGCTGCCACGCCTGTCCGGCACCGACGTACTGTCGCATATCCGCCGCTGCGGCGACACGCCAGTGATCATGGTGTCCGCCATCGGCGACGAACCGGAAAAACTGGGCGCGCTGCGCTATGGCGCCGACGATTACGTGGTCAAGCCCTACAGCCCGAAAGAAGTGGTGGCGCGGACCCACGCGGTATTGCGTCGCTGGCAGCCGCGTGTGGGCGCCGGCAGCGTGATGCGGCATGGTCTGCTCACCGTCGATACGGCATCGTTCAAGGCAGTGATCGTGGATCGCGCCGCGCAGGAACATGAGCTCGACCTCACTCCCACCGAATTTCATCTGCTGACCATCATGCTGCGCGCGCCGTTCAAGGCGTTTACCCGCAGCGAATTGCTGGCAGCCTGCCTGCCCGACAGCGACGCCCTTGAGCGCGTGGTCGATACGCACATCTCCAACCTGCGCAGGAAACTTGGCGTTCATGGCCTCGTCAACGTGCTGCTGACCGTGCGCTCAGTCGGCTACAGGTTCCAGTAA
- a CDS encoding efflux transporter outer membrane subunit, whose translation MPARIPLFLCTLLLGGCSLAPSYQRPAMPALPSTLGSGTIRSDVDVVATASRSTRTAAFTALNIQESRLVNDFAPQRSADQLATLTTLVEQALAHNAQYKLAMRRVDEARALMRMEGAARLPSVAFQAESKRTRFDNADLNETEREHYSAAGLGMDFDLDFFGRLRSLSQAAQERYVGSGYGLAATRAALIAEVLRTHSIAVATADTWRVLRSNDGYQRQLEAYARRQFELGLISRDKLDAERNAAAAHHAATVNAEAQFAVAQRALNILTGFVPSATLDTAGSVDVLAAMPLPIAALRDLDARILLDRPDIRQAEAELKARHADIGAARAAFFPSIHLSTGVGSVSESLDGLFKPGSRAWTFNPSVSLPIFDGGRNQAQLDVAELRKDAGVAAYAQTIEAAFQEVAGALDQQRALEAGEAAMRQREESLERRTRALTRRVLQGLQDTTELLDEHLRMEAASLAHIDAARDLALNRIRLLHAFYGTSFSLNQD comes from the coding sequence ATGCCCGCTCGAATTCCACTTTTTCTCTGCACGCTGCTGCTCGGCGGCTGTTCTCTCGCTCCTTCTTATCAGCGTCCGGCGATGCCGGCTTTGCCGTCCACGTTGGGCTCAGGCACCATACGGTCCGATGTAGATGTCGTGGCGACTGCGTCGCGCTCGACCCGTACGGCAGCCTTTACTGCACTGAATATCCAGGAGTCCCGGTTGGTGAACGACTTCGCACCGCAGCGTAGCGCCGACCAGCTGGCTACCCTGACGACGCTAGTCGAGCAGGCGCTGGCACACAACGCACAATACAAGCTGGCCATGCGTCGCGTTGACGAGGCACGTGCGTTGATGCGCATGGAAGGCGCGGCTCGCTTGCCCTCCGTGGCGTTCCAGGCGGAGAGCAAGCGTACTCGCTTCGACAATGCCGACCTGAATGAGACCGAGCGCGAACATTACAGCGCAGCCGGCTTGGGCATGGATTTCGATCTGGATTTTTTTGGCAGGCTACGGTCGCTGTCACAGGCAGCTCAGGAACGTTATGTCGGGTCCGGATACGGCCTTGCGGCAACCCGCGCCGCACTCATCGCGGAAGTGTTGCGTACCCACTCGATCGCGGTCGCCACCGCCGATACCTGGCGCGTCCTGCGCAGCAATGACGGTTATCAACGTCAACTCGAAGCCTATGCGCGGCGCCAGTTCGAGCTCGGCCTGATCTCGCGCGACAAGTTGGACGCGGAACGCAATGCCGCCGCCGCACACCACGCGGCCACCGTCAATGCCGAGGCTCAATTCGCTGTCGCGCAACGCGCCCTGAATATCCTGACCGGCTTTGTGCCCTCCGCAACGCTGGACACGGCCGGCAGCGTGGATGTGCTGGCAGCGATGCCGTTGCCGATCGCCGCGCTGCGCGACCTCGATGCCCGCATTTTGCTCGACCGTCCTGACATCCGCCAGGCGGAGGCCGAGCTGAAGGCACGCCATGCCGACATCGGCGCGGCGCGCGCGGCATTTTTTCCATCGATACACCTGAGCACTGGCGTGGGATCGGTCAGCGAAAGCCTTGACGGCCTGTTCAAACCGGGTAGCCGCGCCTGGACCTTCAATCCATCCGTCAGCCTGCCGATTTTCGACGGCGGCCGCAACCAGGCGCAGCTCGACGTGGCGGAACTGCGCAAGGATGCCGGCGTTGCCGCCTACGCCCAGACCATTGAAGCGGCGTTCCAGGAAGTGGCGGGTGCGCTCGACCAGCAACGCGCGCTGGAGGCCGGCGAAGCGGCGATGCGTCAGCGCGAGGAATCGCTGGAACGGCGCACCAGAGCGCTGACACGGCGCGTACTGCAAGGCCTCCAGGACACCACAGAACTGCTGGACGAGCACCTGCGTATGGAGGCGGCATCGCTCGCCCACATCGACGCCGCGCGCGATCTCGCCCTCAACCGGATTCGTTTGCTGCACGCCTTCTATGGCACTTCCTTCTCACTTAACCAGGATTGA